ACGCAACCAGGGTCAGTGTCGCCTCGGCCCCGGTCAGCGTCGATGACACCGCCTCGCTCGTCTTGAGCTCGCCCTGGATGACCCACGGCTGCCGGCCGATCTCGGTGACGTACCAGCCGGTGAGCAACGCAGCGTAGCCGAACGGCGATGCAGCGATCATCGCCTTCAGGTAGCGTGTGCTGTCGGAGAGTCGCCCGCGGTACATGAGGTACCCGCCCCACAGTGCCAACCCGATGAACAGGAACCCGAGCCCGACCATGAAACGGAACGACCAGAACACGAGTGCTACGGGGGGGTTCTCCTCGTACTCGTTCAGTCCGATGACCTCGGCGTCGAAGTCCCCGCCACTGGCGAGGAACGACCCGACTGCGGGAAGGCTCACGGTAACGAGGTTCTCGGCCCGCGGGTCGGTGAGTGCCTCAGGTGACTTCGGAAACGCGAGCAGGTGTAGGTCGGCCTGCCCCGTCTCGTAGTGAGCCTCCATCGCGGCAAATTTCTGTGGCTGGGTGTCCTCAACGTGGCGGCCGTAGGCATCGCCGTGGACCGCTTGGAACGGTGCGGAGATGATCAGGAGTACGACAGCCAGCTTGAGTGCGGTGTTCCAGGCTTCAGTGTCGGGCTTTTTCCAGACGATGTACGCCGAGACACCCGCGACCAGCAGTGCGACCGAAATAACCGACGCGTTCATCATATGGACGTACATCCAGGGCATTCGCGGGGTGAGGAACGCGGCGAGCGGGTCGGTTAGTTTGGCGACTTCCATCCCGTTGCGGGTGACCATCTCGTAGCCCCGTGGGGTCTGCATCCAAGCGTTAACGATCAGGATCCAGAACCCCGATAGCCAGGCGCCGAAGCCGACGAGTACCGACGAGATGACGTATGTTCGGTCCTCAACGCGGTCGCGGCCGTACAGCAACACGCCAAGGAAGACGGCCTCTAAGAAGAACGCCATCTTCGCTTCGAAGGCCAGTGGGCCGCCGATCAGTTCACCGGCCACCTCGGCGAACTGTGGGAAGTTTGTGCCGAACTGGAAGCTCATCGGAATCCCGGTAACTGTACCCATCACGAAGCCGGCGGCGAAAACCTTCACCCAGAACGAGCGCAATCGTGCATACCGCTGCTCGCTCGTCCGTACGTCTTTCCAAGTGAAATAGATAACAAACGGGGCGAGCCCGATCGAAAGGGACGCGAAGATGATGTGAACGGAGATTGTCCATCCGAACTGCATGCGACTCGCGAGTTCCGGAGAGAGGGACGCCGTCCATACTGAGCTGACGGCGTTCAGTGGTATGATTGGACCCATTCACCTCACGCTACAGCACAATAGCTTATGAATAGGCCCTCGGTTTCCACTTTGAAGAATTCACCACAAAGTATTCGATTATTAGAACCGTACTCCTTGGACACCTCAATTGCCGGAAGAGTATACGAAAGCTGATAGATAGAGTTGACTGGTGAGTACGAATACTCACCGATGGTGACGGCAGATAACACGCTGACGCTATTGAAGAAAGAAACCGGAATCGGATAGTGAGGGTCTCCACCCGTAATAGCGCAGTGTCTGAGTGGCAACGCTGTCGGAAGTCACCGAAATTCGTGTATGTAGTTGGGATTTAAACAGGAAATGGCCGTTTGGAGAGCAATCTGAGCCAGTTCCCGATCACTGAACCAGCCGAAACAACGCATCATAGCACCGCTAAACCCGCTGTAGTCTCAGCTCAGCATTTCCATGGAAGTTGAGACCGGTGCGATCAATGCATATGGTTCGATTTCTGCCTACATACTGTAGAGAGTCTGCATTCGGTCACGCTACTGGTCAAAATATATACTTCTCAAGTATTTCAACAGAATCAACTTTCTTGAAACCATATATCCCGGACGTATACTTTGAGATTACACGTATGCTGGTGGTCACGAAACCGGACGGTCAAATTGATTTCTTTCGGGACGGTGTCTCGAAGTGTGCTGAATTCAATATTGGGTTCTGACAAGATATTCCCTTCTCCGTCAAAATAGGCCTCTCGTTGAGCTTCCAGTCTTTTTTCATCGGGACTATTCGGCATCGCAACAGCTACGCTCACATTTGATGGATCATCTAAGTTTTTGTCAATTATTTCGTTAACCGTTTTTGCTGCGGTCTGTGGGCACTCCTTTGTAAGCCATTGCTCTACTGACAATGAGCCGACCCCGTCAATCTGTACCTCGTCATTTTGTGAATCGTAGCCTACATCTTCACCAATTCCTTTTTCAATTGTAAGCGGGTCACCACTCGCTTGTACTGGTTCGTCGTGCCAATCACCAGGGAGTGATTCTTCTGGAGAAGATTCAGATCCACTCAGGCAGCCTGAGAATATGGCAATACAGCCCGTTATACCTATTATACATGTCCGCCTAGTTTGCATGGATCTCCCTTGAGCCGACACGTGGGCCGATACCGTGGAGTCGCCCAAGTGCTTGTGTCGCCTCGGCCAGCGGTGTAATGAGCTGTTCAGTGTCGGTTGAAGGGGGAAGCGGATCAGGTCGGAAGGCCGAATATGTCCCCTTTGGTGTCGTCGTGGGAATGATTTCACCAGGGGCCGTCTCGTCGAAATCATCTCGCTCCATCAGTGGTATCTCTACAAATATGCTGACCACTATTGGTATTTGCGTCACTAAATCAAAATAGTAATAGAGCTGATTGCACCGTTACAACTACTCGGAATCTCTGGAGACTGTTTTGATACAGATCTTCCTTTCCTCTGGTTTTGCGAGTGAAACACCTGTTCAGTAAGCGTGCGCACTGAAAAGCAGAATTCAAGTAGTTTCATATTTCAAATATATTCTATGGAAGCCCTCCAAAAGAACAGCAACACACCCAGTTTCCCCGAGTCAAGTATCGTCCTTATTGGCCTCTTGTTTGCTATTGTCGGCCTCACATTCCAAGATTCGTTCGGATTCACTTCTATTCTCGCTGCACTAGGAATCGGCCTTGTAATCGCTGGGACGGTGTATATCGCTGTCGAAGGAACCGAATTAATCCGGCTATCACTGGCATTCATTTCACTTGTGGCGCTGCCACTGCTTTCCTACGGTAGTGTTGTCCGATGGATTGGCGGGCTCATGATTGGTGCCGTCATCGTTAGCGCAGTGTACACTCGAATATCGGCATAAGCCAAATATTTGCGTCATATATCGAATGACAGGTAGTCAGCCTGTACTGACCGAAGAGACTCATCACATTGAGGCGAGTTCTCACCAGCGGATTCGAGAGTGAAACAGCCGTTCAGTAGTGCGTATCTTCTTGTCAGTCAAGCATCCTCGACGATGAACGTCGTCGAGATGGTGCTACCTCCCAACCCGAAGAACGCGAATCGATACTCGCCCGGTTCGAGTGGCGAGCAGACGTGATAATCAGGGTTGTGGCCGTTTCGACGTTCCATTCCTTCGCTGGTGGCCGTGAAGGTCCACCGAAAGCCACCGCCGGGGTACACGCGGACGCCTAAGTCTGTCCAACCGGCTTGGCTTGTTGTAAAATAGACCGGCTCCCACCCGTCGTGCTGCCGGAGAATATTGTATTTGTATTTTTCTCCGACCCCCCGCGGATTGTCTCCGACGTTTGTGAGCGTGAATGTGATGCGCTCACCTATCGTGACCACATCCTTCGATGCCGTCAGTTCGAAACCGTTGGCCCGTTCTGGGTACGAGTCACCAGCGGCGCGGGATACCGGGCGTGGGTCATCGTCGCAATCGATTGGGTCAGGTGGTGTCGTCGTCGGTAATTCCCGTATTTGCGGCTCCGGAGTCATCTCTGTGTCCGTCTTGCTGGTTGTCGGAGTGGAATCGGTCGCTGATTCGGAGGAACACCCTGCCACCAACGAGAGACTACCGGTGACGAGTGCGAGGGCTTGACGGCGGCGCATACGTCAATTGGCTGATTAAATTGGTAAATGCTTTCTCTGTACTGACCGAATCGACTCATCACATTAAGACGAGTTCTCACCAGCGGATTCGAGAGTGAAACAGCCGTTCAATCGGAGTGCGTATTGATGATTGTGGATTTTAGCCTCTGACCTCGATACTTGTGTACAGTAGCCAGAGGAGAATTGGCCCGAATACGGGAATACCAAGAGCCAGCAGAAACAT
This genomic stretch from Haloarcula sp. CBA1127 harbors:
- a CDS encoding cytochrome ubiquinol oxidase subunit I, yielding MGPIIPLNAVSSVWTASLSPELASRMQFGWTISVHIIFASLSIGLAPFVIYFTWKDVRTSEQRYARLRSFWVKVFAAGFVMGTVTGIPMSFQFGTNFPQFAEVAGELIGGPLAFEAKMAFFLEAVFLGVLLYGRDRVEDRTYVISSVLVGFGAWLSGFWILIVNAWMQTPRGYEMVTRNGMEVAKLTDPLAAFLTPRMPWMYVHMMNASVISVALLVAGVSAYIVWKKPDTEAWNTALKLAVVLLIISAPFQAVHGDAYGRHVEDTQPQKFAAMEAHYETGQADLHLLAFPKSPEALTDPRAENLVTVSLPAVGSFLASGGDFDAEVIGLNEYEENPPVALVFWSFRFMVGLGFLFIGLALWGGYLMYRGRLSDSTRYLKAMIAASPFGYAALLTGWYVTEIGRQPWVIQGELKTSEAVSSTLTGAEATLTLVAFVVLYVGLLLTALYILKWLVREELQSLGVRESSGGRWHGPIPWVSSDD